Proteins encoded by one window of Lathyrus oleraceus cultivar Zhongwan6 chromosome 1, CAAS_Psat_ZW6_1.0, whole genome shotgun sequence:
- the LOC127136008 gene encoding uncharacterized protein LOC127136008 — protein sequence MSKMINILLLVVSLVTIITAERDHGMQRGLKEEDLELERQLNILNKPPIKSINTKSGYIVDCVDINKQPAFDHPLLKNHKLQIKPIFERNVTETRVWNSPIKPKSIFILEKVKCPEGTVPIRRTTKKDLIQKKSLFTSHNLTENDSINHFARLYLSLLGSPYYGVSGITSVWNPKIYKGQSSSANLYVQRGEGDNLNKISIGWHVSPQLYNDDQTHLYMFWASGNKGCFNMLCKGFIQIDKSYIFGTRISNTSTYGGKIIDLPLQISRDNVGNWWLKVVDRDIGYFPKALFSSLDHGAREAGFGGYTTTPAGTTSPAMGSGYMPDKDFSHASYFKFVKYLNIVRTPDDPIPFMVESYNDAPNCYGLTNFKDEIKSFGYSFQFGGPGGKCNT from the exons ATGTCAAAAATGATTAATATATTGTTATTGGTTGTGTCTTTGGTGACCATTATTACTGCTGAGAGAGATCATGGTATGCAGAGAGGGTTGAAAGAAGAAGATTTGGAATTGGAGAGGCAACTAAACATCCTTAACAAGCCTCCCATAAAGAGTATTAAT ACAAAGTCAGGATATATAGTTGATTGTGTTGATATTAACAAACAACCAGCTTTTGATCATCCTTTGTTAAAAAATCACAAATTACAG ATAAAACCAATTTTTGAAAGAAACGTCACAGAAACTAGAGTTTGGAATTCACCGATCAAACCTAAGTCTATATTCATACTTGAGAAAGTTAAGTGTCCTGAAGGAACGGTACCTATTCGGAGGACAACGAAAAAAGATTTAATTCAAAAAAAATCTTTATTCACGAGTCATAATCTAACTGAAAATGACTCCATTAATCAT TTTGCTCGTTTGTATCTTTCATTATTGGGTTCTCCCTATTATGGAGTTAGTGGAATTACTAGTGTTTGGAATCCAAAAATTTATAAAGGTCAATCAAGCTCCGCTAATTTATATGTTCAAAGAGGAGAAGGAGATAATCTTAATAAAATTTCAATTGGATGGCAT GTGTCTCCACAACTATATAATGACGATCAAACACATCTATACATGTTTTGGGCg TCAGGTAATAAAGGATGCTTTAATATGCTGTGCAAAGGTTTCATTCAGATTGATAAATCATACATCTTTGGTACGCGTATATCTAATACATCTACCTATGGAGGAAAGATTATTGATTTGCCGCTTCAAATTTCTCGG GATAATGTAGGCAATTGGTGGTTAAAAGTTGTAGATAGGGATATTGGATATTTTCCCAAAGCTTTATTCTCCTCATTGGACCACGGAGCCCGAGAAGCAGGATTTGGTGGATATACTACAACTCCTGCTGGTACTACTAGTCCTGCAATGGGTTCCGGATACATGCCTGATAAAGACTTCTCACATGCATCTTATTTTAAATTTGTAAAATATCTCAATATAGTTAGAACTCCTGATGATCCTATACCGTTTATGGTAGAAAGTTACAATGATGCTCCTAATTGCTATGGACTTACAAACTTCAAAGATGAAATAAAAAGTTTTGGATATTCTTTTCAATTTGGAGGACCTGGTGGTAAATGTAATACTTAA